One genomic segment of Drosophila melanogaster chromosome 3L includes these proteins:
- the Svip gene encoding small VCP interacting protein, isoform B, producing MGACLSCCGQSAEETNLMPSPEERRQQQLDAAEKRRQENEHRGIKNPDSVRRQQQRAEEMQRREEEAARQGQGQSNLRWQTS from the exons ATGGGAGCCTGTCTGTCCTGCTGCGGCCAAAGCGCCGAGGAAACCAACCTGATGCCATCGCCT GAGGAGCGCCGCCAGCAGCAGTTGGATGCGGCGGAAAAGCGTCGCCAGGAGAATGAACATCGGGGCATTAAGAATCCGGACAGCGTACGCCGACAGCAACAAAGAGCGGAGGAAATGCAACGCAGGGAGGAGGAGGCCGCCCGTCAGGGTCAAGGACAATCCAATCTTAGG TGGCAAACTAGCTAA
- the Pdxk gene encoding pyridoxal kinase codes for MAGATNADIKRVLSIQSHVVHGYVGNKVATYPLQLLGFDVDPLNSVQFSNHTGYKTFKGPVSNEKELATIFEGLEENELLPLYSHLLTGYIGNPLFLRQVGHILKKLRQANPGLVYVCDPVMGDNGQLYVPKELLPVYRDEIIPLADIITPNQFEVELLTEKEVRSEAAVWEAMEWFHQRGIKTVVISSSDLGQPGVLRAFLSQQNGPRLAIDIPKQGGKDLVFTGTGDLFASLFLAHSHGSKDIANVFEKTIASLQAVIKRTVASLPNGGNGPVKAAERELKLVQSKTEIEQPQVLLKAQRLN; via the exons ATGGCAGGTGCAACAAATGCGGACATCAAGCGGGTTCTATCCATCCAGAGCCATGTGGTCCACGGCTATGTGGGAAACAAGGTGGCCACCTATCCACTGCAG CTGCTGGGTTTCGATGTGGATCCACTGAACTCGGTCCAGTTCTCCAATCATACGGGCTACAAGACCTTTAAGGGTCCCGTCTCCAATGAAAAGGAATTAG CCACCATTTTCGAGGGTCTGGAGGAGAACGAGCTGCTGCCATTGTACTCACACCTCTTGACCGGCTACATTGGAAATCCATTGTTCCTACGCCAGGTGGGCCACATTCTCAAGAAGCTGCGTCAGGCTAATCCTGGCCTGGTGTACGTCTGTGATCCGGTTATGGGTGACAATGGTCAGCTCTATGTGCCCAAGGAGCTCTTGCCCGTGTATCGGGACGAGATCATTCCACTAGCGGACATCATCACTCCCAATCAATTCGAAGTGGAGCTGCTCACGGAAAAGGAGGTACGCAGCGAGGCGGCTGTTTGGGAGGCAATGGAGTGGTTCCATCAGCGTGGCATCAAGACTGTGGTCATTTCCAGCAGTGATCTTGGCCAGCCTGGCGTTCTGCGTGCTTTCCTTAGCCAGCAGAATGGTCCCCGCCTGGCCATTGATATTCCGAAGCAGGGTGGCAAGGATTTGGTCTTCACTGGCACCGGCGATCTCTTCGCCTCCCTTTTCCTGGCCCACAGTCATGGCAGCAAGGATATAGCCAATGTTTTCGAGAAAACCATCGCCAGTTTGCAGGCGGTGATCAAGCGAACTGTGGCTTCGCTGCCCAACGGTGGAAACGGCCCAGTCAAAGCAGCCGAACGGGAACTAAAGCTGGTGCAGTCCAAGACGGAAATTGAACAGCCCCAGGTGCTCCTCAAAGCGCAGCGACTTAACTAG
- the CG32040 gene encoding uncharacterized protein, producing MTSRWLLLSLLLYWGSQEVSSGVMDNFGDGLKMAGQMFGINTAADVANLVAKAFSGNSMANVPNLISYAQSGFQGLRQNNGADEQEEDQSEQQSETENVQEEPPVENTTRKPPPITFDSGQMLSNMLRMVGFDTRKIGALALNALIMVAQAIGSSLLQVTRGGGTSLIDATESLYEPSDHRPRSLSMGSPIDWFMQRTDRYSKRLIKDIMDRDLPDYILDMIEAKEQPEEGKTAGCLKLLMCKGQPIIWGMQESLKKRLAGEPEEPDDNDSYFNKKILFKHLPSLEDFRNHSASCEVKYHEECPKNATTGSYF from the exons ATGACAAGTCGCTGGCTGCTATTAAGTTTGCTACTCTATTGGGGTAGCCAGGAGGTCTCCTCGGGTGTGATGGACAACTTTGGCGATGGCTTGAAAATGGCCGGGCAAATGTTTGGCATCAATACGGCAGCAGATGTGGCAAATCTGGTAGCCAAGGCATTCTCCGGCAATTCTATGGCAAATGTACCCAATTTGATTAGCTACGCCCAGAGTGGATTCCAAGGGCTGCGGCAAAACAATGGTGCGGATGAACAGGAGGAGGATCAATCGGAGCAGCAATCGGAAACGGAAAATGTCCAGGAAGAACCTCCGGTGGAGAACACAACCCGAAAACCTCCTCCGATAACCTTCGATTCCGGGCAAATGCTCTCCAATATGTTGAGAATGGTGGGTTTTGATACGCGGAAAATAGGAGCCCTAGCCTTAAATGCATTGATTATGGTTGCTCAGGCG attgGTAGCTCCCTGCTGCAGGTTACTCGGGGAGGTGGAACATCTTTAATCGATGCTACGGAATCCCTGTATGAACCCAGCGATCATCGACCACGTTCCCTATCCATGGGATCGCCCATCGATTGGTTTATGCAACGTACAGATCGCTATAGCAAACGACTAATCAAGGATATCATGGATCGGGATTTGCCCGACTACATACTAGACATGATCGAAGCCAAGGAACAACCCGAGGAGGGTAAAACCGCTGGTTGCCTAAAGCTTCTGATGTGCAAGGGTCAACCAATCATTTGGGGAATGCAGGAATCGTTAAAGAAACGCCTGGCTGGAGAACCTGAAGAGCCCGATGATAACGATAGCTACTTTAACAAGAAAATCTTATTTAAACACTTGCCCAGTCTTGAGGATTTTAGGAACCATAGTGCTAGCTGTGAAGTCAAATACCACGAGGAGTGCCCCAAGAATGCAACAACGGGAAGCTATTTTTAA
- the CG34456 gene encoding uncharacterized protein translates to MWLSLIFIACLAGASSGDEKIPVEQGFVPRYTPVAESKRQDLDLPADVGIEQQKRPAAGDKKPWRRVQYGYDGVPTAAWAAPSPPAAILSILNPLLAPGLLLLGVNLGALLYMLLGLLGLAPYRSGSASRLASHPETNSQFWPCDQSFYHRDDRHNLDEGKETAVYF, encoded by the coding sequence ATGTGGCTGTCGCTTATCTTTATTGCCTGTCTAGCCGGCGCAAGCAGTGGCGACGAGAAGATCCCGGTGGAGCAGGGATTTGTGCCCCGCTACACTCCGGTGGCCGAGAGCAAGCGACAGGATCTGGATTTACCCGCTGACGTAGGCATCGAGCAGCAAAAGAGACCTGCTGCAGGCGATAAGAAACCCTGGCGACGAGTGCAGTACGGATACGATGGAGTGCCGACTGCTGCCTGGGCTGCTCCATCTCCACCAGCTGCCATACTGTCCATCCTGAATCCTCTGCTTGCACCGGGATTGCTTCTTTTGGGTGTGAATTTGGGAGCCCTGCTGTACATGCTGCTGGGACTCCTGGGCTTGGCTCCTTATCGCAGTGGCAGCGCCAGTCGGTTAGCCTCGCATCCGGAAACCAACTCCCAATTCTGGCCGTGCGATCAAAGCTTCTACCACCGAGACGACAGACACAATTTGGATGAGGGCAAGGAAACGGCTGTATATTTTTAG